The Manduca sexta isolate Smith_Timp_Sample1 unplaced genomic scaffold, JHU_Msex_v1.0 HiC_scaffold_3286, whole genome shotgun sequence region TAATTTTAAAGCGTTATTTTAgaacaattattgtaatgttttaattGAGTCCTGTGCAAGTCTCTTTTCGCATTCCTCCAATGTCGCGAAGTTGTTCTGGTTTCCATGACAACCACCGTAGACAAACTTCTTGCACTGTTTTATGGAAGGATCGTACCCATATCtggaaagaaaaagaaaagaaaattaattaattaaaattaatattaatcttaattttaGTACATTATCAATCCTTCCTAGTCTAATTTCGGCTATGGTGGCCTCTCTCATTGGAAATCAAACAGtgcgcaggatatattatagtgcgcaaatgtgtgcgcaatacacaggtgcactcggTTCCTTACACTCATAGTTCGTTCAGGAGCAagatcaacggctttacatgttttccgaggcacggggtatcacaccgccaacttccgcACTCCGAGCTATGACTGAACAAGTTTTAAGATgaaaatccagtcacaattatttttggcgcGACCAGGGAATCGAACTCAGAACCTCAGCGCGGTGTTTGTACTCGTACTGCGTTCACATTACAACAAGTCAAGTACATTATATACTGCCCGCTCATTAGACTAGTTCCAGCTGAACACTTTTCCGTGGTTAAAAATAGCATATATTTAATCAAGGACATAGTCtacttgtatttaaaattttatccaaatctattGAGTATTTATTCGTTCAAACATTCTAATCACAGTAATAACTCAGTGACGtagtattacgatacgactgcagtgctgaagtctcggctTCGATACCCAGGTCGGgctattggatttttctacttagtatcagcccggagtctggaatttataacATATGGTGATAGTCTTTCCCCTATCATGGGACCGGAATACACACTGCGAAAGTAGTTCACCAGTtgagtctctgcctacccttcggaGATGAAAGGCGTCAGTGTGTGTAAACTTTTAATCAACATTTCAAATTTTGGAATTGATATTAAGATTTACTTCTGCTGGAGATCTGGCGTTCAAATCCGTCATAGAATAAGAAATAACTTCACACTCACAAACAACCttctaattttcttttattatttttttattgaatcaaTCAACGAAAACTACACTGCGGTAGGTTTTCATGTATGAGAGttcgcttgggtaggtaccactgcaacgTTATTACTGCtgacaagcagcagtgtgtagtcactgttgtgttccgatttgaaggacattgtagccagtgttattGGACATTAAATtcgactaaacatctcatgtctcaggatggcgagtgcagtggaattccaaacaaaactttgtagttcaaggtatTGTTAAAGGGcggttgttgttgttgtttaagggcggtcgtatcgcttaccatcaggcgaacggcaagcccgtgtcgttattccaataaataaaaaaaatgcatatctTTATTAATCACATACTACGCATACATCACTAACCTTGTACTAATGTATATCAAACTACAATTAAATTCTGTTTAAGaactattatttctttaattaaatatttatgtatcataCTATAATTGTGGCTCAATTACACGCCAATACGTTCAAGtatgtatttgtttacattagtTCTAGTACAAGGCCGGGAAATACTATACACAATAGATATACATATTTACTAAACAATCATGACACTGGCCCACTtatattctatacatattataaaacaaagtccccttttctgtctgtctgtatgttatccaattttctcaaaatcaactgaatggatttttcatgaaatttggtatgaagatagttatAAGGTTCTAggctattccgggaaaatatatagcaggaatTTCATCCCGGAAATCTAGGGAAAGCAAAATCTAGCTATCTTTATTTATAGATGCGACAGTTATTCTGTTACGCTTACACGCTAACCACTGAagtaattttgatgaaatttgatatacaGGAAGTCTAAAACCGAATAAAGCATATAACCTttgctgatgatattatttttttgtgtaggcGTCCCTATAGTCTACACCGGGAGAAACCTGCGAAcaggatactggaatcccttgACTCAGCCATTGCAGGTCAGAGGAGAATAGGAAGGGAATTGGGGGAATGATGGGAACCCCTTTAGAGAAGACGGAAGGGAAAAGGaaaggaaatgttcgcgagctctCATAACCTCGGTATGAATTtgtaaccatgaggtatacacactgaactgtgcgACTAGGActgcgacaaatgtcccccgtgcatggacgtgcattcgATCTGAAGTCTCAACAAGAATTGCCTAAGGGGActgtggtaggatatttgcatCCGacagcgaccaccatacacaaagtGTGATACCCGGCCTAGTGACCCAAGTAAATGTTGCGTTCGGGGTCATGTATATTCGGTTAAAAGGCGGCACAATTATGTTGACggagaatatatatttatcatcagGCAACACCCTATTGAGACCCCAGTCCGCTTACCAGCGCCGTAAGGTCTTTGGCATGCTCTTAAAATAATTCTAGAACTTACCTAGGAAAATATCCGAAGCACATTCCAGTTTTAAGTTCTTGTAAACACATTACATTCGCACCTGGAACATAGGGAAAcggcatattaatattttcaccttATAACActagacctgtattatatactgtcccactgctaggcacaggcctcctctactactaagaggatttaggctttagtccatgCTGGCCTAGTTATGTGCATATTTCACATACCTCCGAAATTCTTATTTAGAAATCCCATGTACgtttcttcacgatattttctttcaccattAAAGAAAAAGATAATGAATAGACCATCTCGCCCTCACAactaccactacaactcctgtaacctaggatcagcagtggcacgcatttgacaccgagcggtgaagctcgccgagtctcagaaAACACTAATGCGTCTTTATCcccaacgaaattaatcaaatagaaagatagggaggagttggaaatattaacgataattaataaacattacacttaaacattaaaataaaactatttttggggATTTTTGTccggtagatattgtaactttgacttttcggatgaccaacacctcagtccgccccgtgatcacgaaggctgcatcTTCggaacatcgggagaaaattataatataaaagccgcAATAAACATTCGTAAAACTTCAATGCACGTGATGATAAGTGGTCTGCCGTACAAATACCGTATCGAAACGAGACGATTTTCTTGTTAGTCGACACTGACTATCCTAGGCTGATCTCTAAATCCCGAAACGTGGAGCACTGTGGCGAGTttacgtgtttattttttttacggacATGGAAATGGCCCGCTGCctcagatggtaagtggaataggagccaatagaatgtcgactgacgagagacgattatccctcgatagtcgacataattatgccggcctgtgcgAACCAGAtgtgcacaggctgatcccagaacgcgacacacacatgagccattatggcgggttttaacaccttgtgtacggtggtcgccatcCGCCTAATATACTGCATTACTTCACCCACCTTCGCGCGCATCGCAGTACACTTGCAAGAGGAACAAAGTGAGGAAAAACACTA contains the following coding sequences:
- the LOC119192865 gene encoding trypsin inhibitor-like; the protein is MNKLVFFLTLFLLQVYCDAREGANVMCLQELKTGMCFGYFPRYGYDPSIKQCKKFVYGGCHGNQNNFATLEECEKRLAQDSIKTLQ